In Buchnera aphidicola (Astegopteryx bambusae), the genomic window AAATGATGAATCAGAAAAACATATATGCAATATTATAAAACATGATAAAAAAAAAATAATTTTGTTTTCTCCAGGACCAAGTATTCCATCAAAATCTGGATGTATGATGAGAATAATAGAAAAATTTAAATTTATAAATCCAATGTTAGGAATATGTTTAGGTCATCAAGCATTAATAGAAGCTTTTGGGGGAAAAATAAAATTATTAAACAAAATTATGCATGGAAAATCTTCTTATATTATTCATGATAATAAATTTATGTTTTATAAAATTAATAATCCATTAAAAGTTGCTAGATATCATTCTTGGACTTGTGATGAAGTTCCTAAAAATTTTGTAGTAAATTCATATTATAACAAAATAATAATGTCTGTAAGAAGTAAAAAGTACAAAATATGTAGTTTTCAATTTCATCCTGAATCTATTTTAACTCCTTTAGGAAATAAATTATTAAAAAATACTATAAA contains:
- a CDS encoding aminodeoxychorismate/anthranilate synthase component II, with protein sequence MSNIFILDNIDSFTYNISEQLKTLGHNVCIYRNDESEKHICNIIKHDKKKIILFSPGPSIPSKSGCMMRIIEKFKFINPMLGICLGHQALIEAFGGKIKLLNKIMHGKSSYIIHDNKFMFYKINNPLKVARYHSWTCDEVPKNFVVNSYYNKIIMSVRSKKYKICSFQFHPESILTPLGNKLLKNTIKWLSK